Part of the bacterium genome is shown below.
TACGCCGTCTCCGATCCGGTCGGTCGATCACCGCCGGATCGAGCCCGGACCGTTCGCAGCACCCACCCGACCACTCGAACGACTAGCCGACACCCGGGAGGTTCGGTCCGGTTGGTCCCGCAAACGGCAACTAGTCGAAGCGGCGGGCTCGAACGTACAGCGTTTGTCTGGTGGGTGTCGTGGGTGGAGGTTGGTGGGGTGGGTTGGTTGTTGGGGGTTTTAGGTGGCGAGTTTGGTGAGGAGGGTCGCGAGGGTGGCCCGTTCGGGGTCGGTTAGTGCTGATAGCCATTGTTCGCGTTGGCTGGTGCGGGCGAGGACCATGCGTTCGGCGCTGGCGGCGCCGGCTGGGCTGATGGTGATGTGGTGGGAGCGGCGGTCGGTGGGGTGGGGTAACCGGTTGACGTAGCCGAGGGTATGTAGGCGGGCTATTCGGTTGGCGGTGGTGGCTGTGGTGTCACCGAGGGCGGTGGCTAGGTCGGTCACTGTGAGTCGGCGACCTTCGTGCTGCGCCCAGTGGAGGATGGACAGAGCCTGGTAGTCGTTGCGGTTGGCGAGGCCTTCGGTCTGGGCGATGCGGTCCATCGCTTCTGCGAGAACGTCCGCGCAGGCCAGTATTCGTGCCGCTGCTTCGATCCGGTCAAACCCGACGTCGCCCAGGATCGCCTCCCACCGTCTGATCTTGTCTTCGATGGGATCGTCCGGTCGGGTCAGGCCCCACCCGACAGGTGGGGCCTGACCTGTGCGGGTTCGGCTCATTGCCATGCGTTCGCCAAAAGGTAGAGCACCCCAAGACCAAGAGCGACCAGACCCAGGGCCCCGGCCTCTACGCGGCGGGTGAATATGGCCGACCAGTACACCACCACATAACCGGCGAATAGGACGGCCGCCAGCAGCGAAAAAAGCGGGAAACCGACC
Proteins encoded:
- a CDS encoding MarR family transcriptional regulator, with the translated sequence MSRTRTGQAPPVGWGLTRPDDPIEDKIRRWEAILGDVGFDRIEAAARILACADVLAEAMDRIAQTEGLANRNDYQALSILHWAQHEGRRLTVTDLATALGDTTATTANRIARLHTLGYVNRLPHPTDRRSHHITISPAGAASAERMVLARTSQREQWLSALTDPERATLATLLTKLAT